A stretch of the Fodinicurvata sediminis DSM 21159 genome encodes the following:
- a CDS encoding FadR/GntR family transcriptional regulator, protein MSERVAQELTRLIANGKLAPGERLPGERQLADMLGVSRVSVRAALQQLKARGFLSAVQGGGTRVVGMAEELDSGLISLLRADQRNLNDLAEMRANLEVWAARRAARNASENQIQEIEEAYRSMADAARAPRHKAEDDLRFHLAIARASGSAVYLHLMSVLGDTLEKMFSFHRYALYATPEDDARFLDHHRRIAEAIRAKDEDAAAGAMAEHLDSILRRYRQASDDNEADGRAALGQ, encoded by the coding sequence GTGTCTGAAAGAGTGGCCCAGGAGCTGACCCGGCTGATCGCCAACGGCAAGCTGGCTCCGGGCGAGCGCCTGCCTGGTGAGCGGCAACTGGCCGACATGCTGGGTGTCAGCCGTGTTTCGGTGCGCGCTGCCTTGCAGCAGTTGAAGGCACGCGGGTTCCTGTCTGCCGTGCAGGGTGGCGGGACGCGTGTCGTCGGCATGGCGGAAGAACTGGATTCAGGCCTAATCAGCCTGCTGCGGGCCGACCAGCGCAACCTGAACGACCTGGCCGAGATGCGCGCAAACCTGGAAGTCTGGGCGGCCCGTCGCGCGGCTCGAAACGCCAGTGAGAACCAGATTCAGGAGATCGAGGAAGCCTATCGCAGCATGGCCGATGCCGCACGCGCGCCACGCCACAAGGCGGAGGACGATCTTCGGTTTCATCTGGCCATTGCGCGGGCCAGCGGCAGTGCCGTTTATCTGCACCTCATGTCGGTGCTTGGGGATACACTGGAGAAGATGTTCTCCTTTCATCGATATGCGCTCTATGCGACGCCAGAGGATGACGCGCGGTTTCTCGATCATCACCGACGTATTGCCGAGGCGATACGCGCAAAGGATGAAGATGCGGCTGCCGGGGCCATGGCCGAACACCTGGACAGCATTCTCAGGCGCTACCGCCAGGCCTCGGATGATAATGAAGCGGATGGTCGAGCGGCACTGGGCCAATAG
- a CDS encoding glycerate kinase type-2 family protein codes for MTFRENRSFLQSLFQTAVSAADPLQVLPPALPERPSSGRCVVVGAGKAAASMAQALENAWGEDLEGIVITRYDHGALCRSIEVVEAAHPVPDEIGQQAARRILDLAESLEKGDTLVCLISGGGSALLSLPANGISLEDKRSVNKALLRCGADIAEINCVRKHLSAIKGGRLAAAAAPARVLTFAISDVPGDDPGVIASGPTVADSSTYDEALAILKKYGIEIPQAVRERFEGAGEETPKPGDPKLDATSFHMISRPQDVLEAAAVQAREAGITPLILGNALEGEARELGRVMAGIARQVQEHGQPAAPPCVLLSGGETTVTVRGQGRGGRNLEFLLSMMIDLQGQPGILALACDTDGLDGTEDNAGALFDPDSLRRAKQAGLTPGQLLEDNDAYWCFATLDDLIMTGPTLTNVNDFRAVLILPEGKARE; via the coding sequence ATGACCTTTCGTGAAAACCGAAGCTTTCTCCAGTCCTTGTTCCAGACTGCCGTATCCGCCGCCGATCCCTTGCAGGTTCTGCCCCCCGCGCTTCCCGAGCGGCCAAGCAGCGGCCGTTGCGTCGTGGTTGGTGCCGGCAAGGCCGCAGCCTCCATGGCACAGGCCCTCGAGAACGCATGGGGCGAGGACCTGGAAGGCATCGTGATCACCCGTTATGATCATGGCGCCCTCTGCCGTTCCATAGAAGTTGTCGAGGCGGCCCATCCGGTTCCAGACGAAATCGGACAGCAGGCCGCCCGGCGAATCCTGGATCTGGCGGAAAGTCTCGAGAAAGGCGATACGCTGGTATGCCTGATATCCGGTGGGGGGTCGGCCCTGCTGTCCCTGCCGGCCAATGGGATCAGCCTTGAGGACAAGCGTTCGGTCAACAAGGCGCTGCTGCGTTGCGGCGCGGACATTGCGGAGATCAACTGCGTTCGCAAGCATCTGTCGGCCATCAAGGGCGGGCGTCTTGCGGCGGCCGCCGCGCCGGCGCGTGTCCTGACCTTCGCGATTTCGGATGTGCCGGGGGATGATCCTGGTGTCATCGCCTCCGGGCCGACCGTTGCCGATTCGAGTACTTATGATGAAGCGCTCGCGATCCTGAAGAAATACGGCATCGAGATCCCACAGGCCGTGCGTGAACGCTTCGAGGGTGCAGGGGAGGAAACGCCCAAGCCGGGGGATCCCAAGCTCGATGCCACAAGTTTTCACATGATCTCAAGGCCGCAGGATGTCCTGGAAGCTGCAGCAGTTCAGGCGCGGGAGGCTGGGATAACACCGCTTATCCTTGGCAATGCGCTCGAGGGCGAGGCACGTGAGCTGGGGCGCGTGATGGCCGGCATTGCGCGACAGGTGCAGGAGCATGGCCAGCCTGCTGCGCCGCCCTGCGTACTGCTGTCGGGGGGCGAGACCACCGTGACCGTTCGAGGTCAGGGACGTGGAGGAAGAAATCTGGAGTTCCTGCTGTCCATGATGATCGACCTGCAGGGACAACCTGGGATCCTGGCTCTGGCCTGCGATACGGATGGGCTGGACGGCACGGAAGACAATGCCGGAGCCCTGTTCGACCCGGACAGTTTGCGGCGTGCGAAGCAAGCGGGTTTGACACCCGGCCAGTTGTTGGAAGACAACGATGCCTATTGGTGCTTCGCGACTCTGGATGATTTGATCATGACCGGGCCGACACTTACCAATGTGAATGATTTCAGGGCGGTCCTGATTCTTCCGGAAGGGAAGGCGAGAGAATGA
- a CDS encoding pentapeptide repeat-containing protein — protein sequence MSAAPGRPLSAVELIRVCSSHERWLTGHPGGKRADLSSLDLSGLDLGGSRLSHALLVGANLKGARLNGCDLTNADLSSSNLSNADLTAARLNGARLCGANLTGSRLTGSNLNAANLQPLECRNATSSSAQTRTDMRQSNLVRANLENAQLAGAILSKSNLAAANLQQANLEGSELSDCNLRNANLCNANLRKAQLRRSDLSGAQVQNADFSEAVLEGSLMIGTSLEGARLTCQQRKQVTVARRISSDLAAMITAIQAHGRWVDSGGKRGERALLEGVDLSRCDLSGINLSGAILRGSNLQGIVLNHAMLVLTDLSGADMTAASLRHAYLAGANMSHAVLRGADLTAARIMDAPAPHNDMGVLENYHARLIGTDLRDAILCEVELTGAVTRGWQREGAVFDNDIKPPSRVA from the coding sequence ATGTCAGCAGCGCCAGGTAGGCCGCTGTCCGCTGTGGAATTGATCAGGGTCTGTTCCAGCCATGAGCGCTGGCTGACCGGTCATCCCGGCGGCAAGCGGGCCGACCTTAGCTCTTTGGACCTTTCAGGGCTGGACCTTGGCGGCAGCCGCCTCAGTCATGCCCTGCTAGTTGGTGCGAACCTGAAGGGCGCGCGGCTGAACGGATGTGATCTGACCAATGCCGATCTTTCCAGCAGCAATCTTTCGAATGCCGACCTGACCGCTGCCCGCCTGAACGGTGCCCGCCTCTGTGGCGCCAACCTCACGGGAAGCCGGCTGACAGGCAGCAATCTGAACGCCGCAAACCTGCAGCCCCTCGAATGCCGGAACGCAACCTCCTCATCCGCGCAAACGCGAACGGACATGCGCCAATCAAACCTGGTGCGTGCCAACCTTGAGAATGCGCAGCTTGCCGGCGCCATTCTGAGCAAGAGCAACCTTGCGGCCGCCAATCTGCAACAGGCCAATCTTGAGGGCAGCGAACTCAGCGATTGCAACCTTCGCAATGCCAATCTCTGCAACGCCAATCTCAGGAAGGCCCAGTTGCGTCGCAGCGACCTGAGCGGCGCGCAGGTTCAGAATGCAGATTTTTCCGAAGCCGTCCTCGAAGGTAGCCTCATGATCGGCACATCGCTTGAGGGGGCTCGCCTGACCTGCCAACAGAGAAAGCAGGTCACGGTAGCTCGGCGCATCTCGAGCGACCTGGCCGCCATGATCACCGCCATACAGGCCCATGGACGCTGGGTCGACAGCGGCGGCAAGCGTGGGGAACGGGCGTTGCTTGAAGGAGTGGATCTCTCCCGCTGCGACCTGAGCGGAATCAACCTCAGTGGCGCCATCCTGAGAGGTTCCAACCTTCAGGGTATCGTACTCAATCACGCCATGCTGGTGCTTACGGATCTGAGCGGTGCCGACATGACGGCCGCCTCCCTGCGTCACGCCTACCTGGCCGGCGCGAACATGAGCCATGCTGTCCTGCGTGGGGCCGACTTGACGGCCGCCCGCATCATGGATGCGCCCGCACCCCACAATGACATGGGTGTGCTGGAGAATTATCACGCGCGCCTGATCGGAACGGATCTACGCGATGCAATCCTCTGCGAAGTGGAATTGACAGGCGCGGTTACACGGGGATGGCAGCGTGAGGGTGCCGTCTTCGATAACGACATCAAGCCTCCGAGCCGCGTGGCCTGA
- a CDS encoding MFS transporter has protein sequence MRQAWWRDPLIALIAAAVILSLSMGLRQTFGLFIEPLHLSTGTSVSGISLSIALQNLLWGAATPFVGMLADRYGTGRCLVGGGLLYSAGLVMLAFADSPLMVHLGGGLLVGLAVAATGFPLVLAAVARVAPEEKRSTWLGIASAGGSAGQFLLLPATQTSINSFGGSMTFLLMAALAFIMVFSAAALAGRPEQQIGIDSQSLSAAITEASKHNGFLLLTAGFFVCGFHVAFIATHLPGYIVSCNLPAFTGATALGIIGFFNIIGSMGAGTLGGRFRKKYLLSGIYLARSLIIGLFMIAPKTEPVVWAFSAGFGLLWLSTVPLTSGLVGQIFGPRYMATLFGIVMFSHQVGAFFGAWLGGLSVDYTGGYDAVWIISILLGLFAAALHWPIADRPVARLAAGKAGG, from the coding sequence ATGCGACAGGCCTGGTGGCGGGATCCTCTGATAGCCCTGATAGCGGCCGCCGTGATCCTGAGTCTCAGTATGGGCCTGCGCCAAACCTTCGGGCTGTTCATAGAACCTCTGCATCTGTCCACCGGAACATCGGTTTCGGGCATCTCGCTATCCATAGCCCTGCAGAACCTGCTTTGGGGCGCGGCAACTCCCTTTGTCGGGATGCTCGCCGATCGCTACGGCACAGGCCGCTGCCTGGTGGGCGGAGGACTTCTGTACAGCGCGGGGCTGGTCATGCTGGCCTTTGCGGATTCGCCTCTCATGGTCCACCTGGGCGGCGGCCTCCTTGTCGGGCTGGCCGTTGCCGCAACCGGCTTTCCCCTGGTACTGGCTGCCGTGGCGCGTGTCGCGCCGGAGGAAAAACGCAGTACCTGGCTGGGTATTGCCTCCGCCGGAGGCTCGGCCGGACAGTTCCTGCTGCTTCCCGCAACCCAGACATCGATCAACAGCTTTGGCGGCAGCATGACCTTTCTGCTGATGGCTGCCCTGGCCTTCATCATGGTGTTTTCCGCGGCAGCCCTCGCGGGCCGACCGGAACAGCAGATCGGCATCGATTCGCAAAGCCTGTCCGCAGCCATCACGGAAGCCTCAAAGCATAACGGTTTCCTGCTTCTGACTGCCGGCTTCTTTGTCTGCGGCTTTCACGTGGCCTTCATCGCCACGCATCTGCCTGGCTATATCGTCTCCTGCAACCTGCCGGCCTTCACAGGGGCCACGGCATTGGGCATCATCGGCTTCTTCAACATCATCGGCAGTATGGGGGCGGGCACGCTGGGCGGACGCTTCCGCAAGAAATACCTGCTTTCCGGCATCTATCTTGCACGCAGCCTGATCATCGGCCTCTTCATGATCGCACCCAAGACGGAACCGGTGGTCTGGGCCTTCTCAGCCGGCTTCGGCCTGCTATGGCTGTCAACCGTACCGCTGACCAGCGGTCTCGTGGGCCAGATCTTCGGGCCCCGTTACATGGCGACCCTGTTCGGAATCGTCATGTTCAGCCACCAGGTTGGCGCCTTCTTCGGTGCCTGGCTGGGCGGGCTCAGTGTCGACTACACAGGCGGCTATGACGCCGTCTGGATCATATCGATCCTGCTGGGCCTTTTCGCAGCAGCCCTGCACTGGCCCATCGCCGATCGCCCCGTCGCCCGCCTGGCTGCCGGGAAAGCAGGGGGCTAG
- the rarD gene encoding EamA family transporter RarD translates to MQDERKQATVGVLYGLAAFSFWGLGPIYFKAVAHVGTFEVMAHRVVWCVLLLAFLVTLVRSWPRILSALHDRRTLLLLAASTILITINWTTFIYGVNAGRVLETSLGYFINPLVTVFLGMIFLGEKLSPWRWISVVLAFIGIGVMAVEVEGLPWISLSLAFSFGFYGLVRKKAPLESFEGLFLETLLISPIALGFLLYLDWEGIGHFLNSNLTTDILLILAGPVTALPLLWFTSAARRVRLSTVGFMQYIAPSVQFLLAVFLFGEVFTDTHLITFGLIWCGLVIYSGESYHARRQRNRPAVT, encoded by the coding sequence ATGCAGGACGAGCGTAAACAGGCGACCGTGGGGGTCCTCTACGGCCTGGCCGCTTTTTCCTTCTGGGGGCTGGGTCCGATCTATTTCAAGGCCGTGGCCCATGTGGGAACCTTCGAGGTCATGGCCCATCGCGTGGTCTGGTGCGTCCTGCTGTTGGCATTCCTGGTCACGCTTGTCCGCAGCTGGCCACGCATTCTCTCAGCCCTGCACGATCGGCGCACACTGCTGCTGCTGGCCGCATCGACAATCCTGATTACGATCAACTGGACGACCTTCATCTACGGCGTGAACGCGGGCCGCGTGCTCGAAACCAGCCTGGGTTACTTCATCAATCCTCTGGTCACGGTTTTTCTGGGCATGATCTTCCTGGGCGAGAAGCTCAGTCCCTGGCGCTGGATCAGTGTGGTGCTGGCCTTTATCGGGATCGGGGTCATGGCCGTAGAGGTCGAAGGTCTACCGTGGATATCCCTGTCCCTGGCCTTTTCCTTCGGATTCTATGGCCTGGTTCGGAAGAAGGCGCCGCTGGAGTCCTTCGAAGGACTGTTCCTGGAAACCCTTCTGATATCGCCCATAGCCCTGGGTTTCCTCCTCTACCTGGATTGGGAAGGCATCGGGCACTTCCTGAACAGCAACCTGACGACGGACATCCTGCTAATCCTGGCCGGCCCCGTGACGGCCCTGCCACTGTTATGGTTCACAAGCGCCGCCCGTCGGGTTCGACTGTCCACCGTCGGCTTCATGCAATACATCGCACCCAGCGTGCAGTTCCTGCTGGCCGTCTTCCTGTTCGGAGAGGTTTTTACGGACACCCACCTGATCACCTTTGGACTGATCTGGTGCGGCCTGGTGATCTACAGCGGAGAAAGTTATCACGCACGCCGGCAACGCAATCGCCCCGCCGTCACGTGA
- the pyk gene encoding pyruvate kinase → MRRARNAKIVATLGPASSEPDVIRKLFDAGADVFRLNFSHGDPEDHRARYQTLRNLEKDSGRPVAILQDLQGPKLRVGRFQEGEVRLERGQSFRLDLDKSPGDGKRVNLPHPEIFKALEDEAIILLDDGKLRLKVKKTGKEYAETEVVTGGILSERKGVNVPGVVMPISPLTEKDRADLDFGMELGVDWVALSFVQRPEDVAELRRLVQGRAALMSKIEKPAALECLNELVELSDGIMVARGDLGVELAPEDVPGRQKEIIRACRLAGKPVVVATQMLDSMVDSPAPTRAEASDVATAIYDGSDAVMLSAESAAGHYPVESVEMMDRIIKHTEQHSTYRPIIEALHPETEPNAADAISSAAAQVAQTISAAAIVTYTTSGSTALRAARRRPTAPLLLLTSRSETARRLVMLWGAHSVHTADVRNFQEMVKKATRMAVQEGFAKQGDKLVVTAGVPFGTPGATNVLRIAWVD, encoded by the coding sequence ATGAGACGAGCACGCAATGCCAAGATCGTTGCCACATTGGGGCCGGCCAGCTCGGAGCCGGATGTCATACGCAAGCTGTTCGATGCAGGCGCTGACGTTTTCCGCCTGAATTTCAGCCATGGTGATCCCGAGGATCATCGGGCGCGCTATCAGACTCTTCGCAACCTGGAAAAGGACAGCGGGCGGCCGGTTGCCATCCTGCAGGACCTTCAAGGCCCAAAGCTGCGTGTGGGCCGCTTCCAGGAAGGCGAGGTCCGCCTGGAGCGTGGGCAATCCTTTCGCCTCGACCTGGACAAGTCTCCGGGGGATGGAAAGCGTGTAAACCTGCCGCATCCGGAGATCTTCAAGGCTCTGGAAGATGAGGCCATCATACTTCTGGACGATGGCAAGCTGCGCCTGAAGGTCAAGAAGACCGGCAAGGAATATGCAGAAACCGAAGTCGTGACCGGGGGCATTCTGAGTGAGCGCAAGGGTGTGAATGTACCTGGGGTCGTGATGCCCATATCGCCTTTGACGGAGAAGGATCGCGCGGACCTGGATTTCGGCATGGAACTGGGCGTGGACTGGGTCGCCCTGTCCTTCGTGCAGCGCCCCGAGGACGTGGCCGAACTGCGCCGTCTGGTACAGGGCCGGGCAGCATTGATGTCCAAGATCGAGAAACCGGCCGCCCTCGAATGCCTGAACGAGCTTGTCGAGCTGTCCGACGGTATCATGGTGGCGCGTGGTGACCTGGGCGTGGAGCTGGCACCGGAGGATGTGCCGGGGCGTCAGAAGGAAATCATCCGGGCCTGCCGCCTGGCCGGCAAGCCTGTGGTGGTAGCGACTCAGATGCTGGATTCCATGGTCGACTCGCCGGCGCCGACACGCGCCGAAGCCTCCGACGTGGCCACGGCCATCTATGACGGGTCGGATGCCGTGATGTTGTCGGCGGAATCCGCAGCGGGGCACTATCCGGTGGAGTCCGTGGAGATGATGGATCGCATCATCAAGCACACCGAACAGCATTCCACTTACCGCCCCATCATCGAAGCGCTGCATCCGGAAACGGAGCCCAATGCCGCGGACGCCATTTCCTCAGCTGCGGCACAGGTGGCCCAGACCATTTCGGCCGCAGCCATCGTGACCTATACGACCAGCGGTTCCACGGCTCTGCGTGCGGCGCGGCGACGGCCAACGGCCCCTTTACTGCTGCTGACTTCGCGCAGTGAGACGGCACGGCGGCTGGTCATGCTCTGGGGTGCCCACTCCGTGCATACGGCGGATGTCCGGAACTTCCAGGAAATGGTGAAGAAGGCAACCCGCATGGCCGTGCAGGAGGGCTTCGCCAAACAGGGCGACAAGCTGGTGGTGACAGCCGGGGTGCCCTTTGGAACGCCGGGCGCCACCAATGTTCTGCGCATCGCCTGGGTGGATTAG
- a CDS encoding phospholipase D family protein: MDFLFIPLDILMFLAGLVLVFLAASTLAVYSYGRFAERSRGMASHALPAQEEETELDRNIAPRLQDHPAQSGLMLMPGNLQAFAARVHAAKAAGRSLDMQYYYWRDDLTGGLLAREILAAADRNVRVRLLIDDINTRGDDANYLAMDSHPNIEIRLFNPSRARTNAFHRGLEMLLRIFSTTRRMHNKAWIADGRLAIVGGRNIGDAYFDASDGINFRDMDLLMIGQGVQQTEAIFDSFWNSAQVLPIASLASAPARALDNLRTQLDELSESTLARPYLKRISQERNAERMLSRRQRLYWSQEVSVVSDPPEKAAGRGHESWLSRAILPMMDAAERELQITSPYFIPGEAGLKRLTRMAQEGVEISILTNSLAATDVAAVYGAYSNYRKAMLEAGIKLYELRPKLGGRNISLFGSRSARLHTKAFTADGEAGFIGSFNFDPRSVSLNTEMGVLFRHGGLAEDVQDIFAEQCDSQNSYYLTLTEDEIIWTDKRQDTVETWQRPPEASIWRRITAAVLGFLPVESQL, encoded by the coding sequence ATGGACTTTCTCTTCATACCCTTGGACATCCTGATGTTTCTTGCCGGCCTTGTCCTGGTCTTCCTCGCGGCCTCGACGCTGGCCGTCTATTCCTACGGCCGCTTCGCCGAACGCTCCCGTGGTATGGCCTCACACGCCCTGCCCGCGCAGGAGGAAGAAACCGAACTCGACCGCAACATAGCCCCCAGATTGCAAGACCATCCGGCTCAGTCAGGACTGATGCTGATGCCAGGAAACCTGCAGGCCTTTGCCGCGCGCGTCCATGCGGCAAAGGCGGCCGGTCGCAGCCTTGACATGCAGTATTACTACTGGCGCGACGACCTGACAGGAGGACTGCTGGCCCGCGAAATCCTGGCCGCGGCAGACCGAAACGTACGCGTACGGCTGTTGATCGATGACATCAACACCCGGGGGGATGATGCGAACTACCTGGCAATGGACAGCCACCCCAACATCGAGATTCGCCTGTTCAACCCCAGTCGTGCGCGCACCAATGCGTTTCATCGTGGCCTCGAGATGCTGCTGCGAATCTTCAGCACCACGCGCCGCATGCACAACAAGGCATGGATTGCCGATGGGCGGCTCGCGATTGTCGGTGGGCGCAATATAGGCGATGCCTATTTCGATGCCTCGGATGGGATCAATTTCCGCGACATGGACCTCCTGATGATTGGACAGGGTGTCCAGCAAACAGAAGCCATATTCGACAGTTTCTGGAACAGCGCACAGGTGCTCCCGATCGCCTCGCTGGCTTCAGCACCCGCCAGGGCGCTGGACAACTTGAGAACGCAGCTTGATGAACTTTCCGAGAGCACATTGGCACGGCCCTATCTCAAGCGCATCAGCCAGGAACGTAACGCCGAGCGAATGCTCTCGAGACGACAGAGGCTCTATTGGTCGCAAGAGGTCTCGGTGGTGTCCGACCCGCCCGAGAAGGCGGCGGGAAGAGGGCATGAAAGCTGGCTGTCCCGAGCAATCCTTCCGATGATGGATGCAGCAGAACGCGAACTCCAGATCACCTCGCCCTATTTCATTCCCGGCGAAGCTGGGCTGAAGCGACTGACTCGCATGGCCCAGGAAGGTGTGGAAATCTCTATCCTGACGAACTCCCTTGCCGCCACAGATGTCGCAGCTGTCTATGGAGCTTATTCCAATTATCGCAAGGCCATGCTGGAAGCCGGGATCAAGCTGTATGAACTGCGCCCCAAGCTGGGCGGGCGCAATATTTCGCTGTTCGGCTCCCGCAGTGCACGCCTGCACACCAAAGCCTTTACGGCCGATGGCGAAGCGGGTTTCATTGGATCCTTCAATTTCGACCCGCGGTCGGTCTCCCTCAACACAGAAATGGGTGTACTTTTTCGCCATGGAGGTCTGGCCGAAGACGTACAGGACATCTTTGCCGAGCAGTGTGATTCCCAGAACAGCTATTACCTGACCCTGACAGAGGATGAGATCATCTGGACGGACAAACGACAGGACACTGTCGAGACATGGCAGCGCCCCCCCGAAGCCAGTATCTGGCGGCGGATAACGGCGGCCGTTCTTGGCTTTTTGCCCGTGGAATCGCAGCTTTAG
- a CDS encoding endonuclease/exonuclease/phosphatase family protein, with amino-acid sequence MVKSHTVRRVRDSAMDSFRNMTPEVASNLLSKRRSYEAGESAFRNDGPLIASYNIHKCVGQDGQFDPDRIIEVIREIDPDVIALQEVDQRFGKRNGLLDPDRLERRTGLVPVVSSLSGHSLGWHGNVVLARKGVPATARRLLLPGVEPRGGLVVDLELATGPLRVIAAHLGLLRRCRALQARMLMEAAEPEDDRPVVLMGDLNEWRLGPRSALRELEPRFGPLEAVVPSFPASYPLWALDRVLASPKSLIASLEVHDTDLARQASDHLPLKARILPSDCLEAESEEESLTSVA; translated from the coding sequence ATGGTGAAGTCGCATACCGTGCGCCGTGTCAGGGATTCGGCCATGGACAGTTTCAGGAACATGACGCCGGAGGTTGCCTCGAATCTGCTTTCGAAGCGGCGCAGCTATGAAGCGGGGGAAAGTGCGTTCCGCAATGACGGTCCTTTGATCGCTTCCTACAACATTCACAAGTGTGTGGGTCAGGATGGCCAGTTTGATCCTGACCGCATCATCGAAGTCATTCGCGAGATCGACCCGGATGTCATTGCCCTGCAGGAGGTCGATCAGCGCTTTGGCAAGCGCAATGGCCTGCTGGACCCCGATAGACTGGAAAGGCGAACAGGGCTTGTCCCCGTTGTTTCATCCCTGTCGGGGCATAGCCTGGGCTGGCACGGCAATGTCGTACTGGCGCGCAAGGGCGTGCCGGCAACAGCCCGCAGGCTGTTGCTGCCCGGTGTCGAACCGCGCGGCGGACTGGTGGTTGATCTTGAGCTTGCCACGGGACCGTTGCGCGTCATTGCTGCGCATCTGGGGTTGCTGCGGCGCTGCCGGGCACTGCAGGCCAGAATGCTCATGGAAGCTGCAGAACCGGAGGATGACCGGCCTGTCGTCCTGATGGGGGATCTGAACGAATGGCGTCTGGGGCCGCGTTCGGCACTTCGGGAACTGGAGCCGCGGTTCGGGCCTCTCGAAGCCGTTGTGCCCAGTTTTCCGGCCAGTTATCCGCTCTGGGCCCTGGACCGCGTACTGGCCAGTCCGAAGTCCTTGATTGCCAGCCTGGAGGTGCATGACACAGACTTGGCGCGACAGGCGTCCGACCATTTGCCTCTCAAAGCCAGGATCTTGCCGTCCGATTGTCTTGAAGCGGAATCGGAAGAGGAGTCGCTGACCTCGGTTGCTTGA